One Paraburkholderia kururiensis DNA window includes the following coding sequences:
- a CDS encoding hydantoinase/oxoprolinase family protein, whose amino-acid sequence MSAVRETASALPGAVFGWDVGGAHVKVCAVDATGAVLDVAQWACPLWQGLDHLEHTIGLVLERWPEAAQPAARHAVTMTGEMVDLFHDRAEGVREIAGTLARRLGRNVRFYANDAGWFTEAQCAAGWRSVASANWLATARWVATRVPDAVLVDIGSTTTDIVPIAGGNVAARATTDAGRLATGELVYQGVVRTPLCGVAHRIEFGDACVNVMNEWFATTADVYRVTGELEPLYDLHPSADHGPKTVAASEARLARMIGRDAHEASHEAWRRFALQWRALQLREIGANLARVVVLKPGLAKAPLVGAGCGRFLVAALARDEARSYVDFGTLAGVPGHCADWAATCAPSVAVALLASQDTEQRERLRGAA is encoded by the coding sequence TTGAGCGCCGTGCGCGAAACGGCGTCGGCGCTGCCTGGGGCCGTATTCGGCTGGGACGTGGGCGGCGCGCACGTGAAGGTCTGCGCCGTGGACGCCACGGGCGCCGTGCTCGACGTCGCGCAATGGGCCTGCCCGCTCTGGCAGGGCCTGGATCATCTCGAACACACCATCGGCCTCGTGCTCGAACGCTGGCCCGAGGCGGCCCAGCCTGCCGCACGCCATGCCGTGACGATGACGGGCGAGATGGTGGATCTCTTTCACGACCGCGCCGAAGGCGTACGCGAGATTGCCGGCACGCTGGCGCGCCGGCTGGGGCGCAACGTGCGCTTCTACGCGAACGACGCCGGGTGGTTCACCGAAGCGCAGTGCGCGGCGGGCTGGCGCAGCGTGGCCTCGGCGAACTGGCTGGCCACCGCGCGCTGGGTGGCCACGCGCGTGCCCGACGCGGTGCTCGTCGATATCGGCAGCACGACGACGGACATCGTGCCCATCGCGGGCGGCAACGTGGCGGCGCGGGCCACCACGGACGCGGGCCGGCTCGCGACCGGCGAACTCGTCTATCAGGGGGTGGTGCGCACGCCGCTGTGCGGCGTGGCGCATCGCATCGAATTCGGCGATGCGTGCGTGAACGTGATGAACGAATGGTTCGCGACCACCGCGGACGTCTATCGCGTGACGGGCGAACTCGAACCGCTCTACGACCTGCATCCGAGCGCGGACCACGGCCCCAAGACGGTGGCCGCGAGCGAGGCGCGGCTTGCGCGCATGATCGGCCGCGACGCGCACGAGGCGTCGCACGAAGCGTGGCGCCGCTTCGCCTTGCAGTGGCGCGCGCTTCAGCTGCGCGAAATCGGCGCGAATCTGGCGCGTGTGGTGGTGTTAAAGCCGGGCCTCGCGAAAGCGCCGCTCGTGGGCGCGGGTTGCGGCCGCTTTCTCGTGGCGGCGCTCGCGCGCGACGAGGCGCGCTCCTACGTCGATTTCGGCACGCTCGCGGGCGTGCCCGGGCATTGCGCAGACTGGGCCGCCACCTGTGCGCCGAGCGTGGCGGTGGCGTTGCTGGCCTCGCAGGATACGGAGCAACGCGAGCGCCTGCGCGGCGCCGC
- a CDS encoding ATP-grasp domain-containing protein produces MTSIFVYEYLTGGGIAPELAGAGSLADLSALIVEGRVMRDALVADLHALGGVDVTFASSPFENAVPGHAHCMARAGETMTDFVARVARDHDYTCVIAPECDGLLLGLHDAVSASGSARWLGCTRDAIALATSKRATAARLAAHGIAATPAIEPAEPGQPGEPADMASVDAAQAHHGRWVVKPDDGAGGLDTFVFDRFSDARAEYLARLADGRNPVLQSWVEGEPLSLSLVCGEHGVELLSINRQRIALNERGAEAHTPQIVEFDGVQVDRIDRSGERGRQLAALARRVAEAVPGLRGFVGIDVVWNPERGPVVVEINSRLTVAYASLSDALNRNVAADLLAAHGVPVKRGAARQPSHVQPCGVQP; encoded by the coding sequence TTGACCAGCATCTTTGTCTACGAGTATCTCACCGGCGGCGGCATCGCCCCCGAGCTGGCCGGCGCAGGCAGTCTCGCCGATCTGAGCGCGCTGATCGTGGAAGGCCGCGTGATGCGCGACGCGCTCGTGGCGGACCTGCATGCGCTGGGCGGCGTCGACGTGACCTTCGCGAGTTCGCCGTTCGAGAACGCGGTGCCGGGGCACGCGCATTGTATGGCGCGCGCCGGCGAAACGATGACGGACTTCGTGGCCCGCGTGGCGCGCGACCACGACTACACCTGCGTGATCGCGCCCGAATGCGACGGGCTGCTGCTGGGGCTGCACGACGCCGTGAGCGCATCGGGCAGCGCGCGCTGGCTGGGCTGCACGCGCGACGCCATTGCGCTCGCCACCAGCAAGCGCGCCACCGCGGCGCGGCTTGCGGCACACGGTATTGCGGCGACGCCTGCGATCGAACCCGCCGAACCTGGACAGCCCGGCGAACCCGCGGACATGGCATCGGTCGATGCTGCCCAAGCACATCACGGCCGCTGGGTCGTGAAGCCCGACGACGGCGCGGGCGGGCTCGACACCTTCGTCTTCGACCGCTTCAGCGACGCCCGCGCCGAATACCTGGCGCGCCTCGCCGACGGTCGCAATCCCGTGCTGCAGTCGTGGGTGGAAGGCGAGCCGCTCAGTCTTTCGCTCGTGTGCGGCGAGCATGGCGTGGAACTTCTCAGCATCAACCGTCAGCGCATCGCGCTCAACGAACGCGGAGCCGAGGCGCACACGCCGCAGATCGTGGAATTCGACGGCGTGCAGGTGGACCGCATCGACCGCTCCGGCGAGCGCGGCCGGCAGCTTGCGGCGCTCGCCCGTCGTGTGGCGGAAGCGGTGCCGGGGCTGCGCGGTTTCGTCGGTATCGACGTGGTGTGGAACCCCGAGCGCGGGCCGGTCGTGGTCGAGATCAATTCGAGGCTCACGGTGGCCTATGCGAGCCTGAGCGACGCGCTCAATCGCAACGTGGCCGCCGACCTGCTCGCGGCGCACGGCGTGCCGGTGAAGCGCGGCGCCGCGCGGCAGCCGTCGCACGTGCAACCGTGCGGAGTGCAGCCTTGA
- a CDS encoding HisA/HisF-related TIM barrel protein codes for MLVIPVLDLLDGHAVRAVRGERSAYRPIESPLAATSEPVAVARALLAASGAQTLYVADLGAILGHGAHVATLAALRRALPGTEIWLDAGYANYTAMQAVFAAIRHADAANDATATAPAALATLVPVFGSESLRDLHALREAEDAGHSPILSLDHRAGELLAAGAEHLSQTLSQTATQSALFPSHAAHTVFTWWPHRVIAMTLDQVGSYEGPDLSTFERIRASVPAHTTVIGAGGIRDAQDLARAEQAGATAWLVASALHDGRVRPATDARADHTNSMPDDGAHTDALRCKETASR; via the coding sequence ATGCTCGTGATACCGGTTCTCGATCTGCTCGACGGCCATGCCGTGCGTGCCGTGCGCGGCGAACGCAGCGCCTATCGGCCCATTGAGTCGCCGCTCGCCGCCACCAGCGAGCCCGTTGCCGTGGCTCGCGCGCTGCTTGCCGCAAGCGGCGCGCAGACGCTCTACGTCGCCGACCTCGGCGCCATCCTCGGGCACGGCGCGCATGTCGCAACGCTTGCCGCCCTGCGCCGCGCGTTGCCCGGCACGGAGATCTGGCTCGACGCGGGCTACGCGAACTACACCGCGATGCAGGCCGTCTTCGCCGCGATCCGCCACGCCGATGCCGCGAACGACGCGACCGCTACCGCCCCGGCGGCGCTCGCCACGCTCGTGCCCGTGTTCGGCTCGGAGTCGCTGCGCGACCTCCACGCGTTACGCGAAGCCGAAGACGCGGGGCACTCGCCCATCCTCTCGCTCGATCATCGCGCCGGCGAGCTGCTCGCTGCCGGCGCGGAACATCTCTCGCAAACCCTCTCGCAAACTGCTACGCAGTCCGCTTTATTCCCGTCCCACGCGGCACACACGGTCTTCACCTGGTGGCCGCACCGCGTGATCGCGATGACGCTCGACCAGGTGGGCAGCTACGAAGGGCCCGACCTGTCCACCTTCGAACGCATCCGCGCGAGCGTGCCGGCACACACCACGGTGATCGGCGCAGGCGGCATTCGCGATGCGCAAGACCTCGCGCGTGCCGAACAGGCGGGCGCCACTGCGTGGCTGGTCGCCTCGGCACTTCACGATGGCCGCGTGCGGCCCGCCACCGACGCGCGGGCAGATCACACAAATTCCATGCCAGACGACGGCGCGCATACAGACGCGTTGCGCTGTAAGGAGACGGCAAGCCGGTGA
- a CDS encoding formylmethanofuran dehydrogenase, whose product MPLSPNESSSTGAGAPSAASPTRLVHDVHDTHDWTCPFCPLLCDDLTVSAQGDGTLAVSGHDCPRLAQALATFGASDATTPAIVDGQDASLDAALSRAATLLGAARRPLFGGLATDVAGARALYTLAAQCGATLDHLHGDALTPATLAFQDRGAFFTTLSEVRARADLIVFFACTPSQRYPRFFTRALGGTSTARELVFVGCAPDPAATGLTHTQSETLLANADPFDTLAIWSALANGRRPETLSAEARAAANALAALQARIAAARYTVFVYEPAALPHPHAALLIEALNRIAKAANLTTRAGCLPLGGDDGALTVNQAVTWLSGLPLRLRVSAAASQTGGATLDYDPYRYRTETLLAANEADALLWVASFGPHGWPSALTAGVPAVVLGHPALAEAAKARGAATVFIPVATPGIDGTGHLFRVDSSVVVPLAAARGAALPSVHAVATQLHMKLAAEHGVTQAIHQTAPADGEAS is encoded by the coding sequence ATGCCTCTTTCGCCCAACGAATCGTCGTCGACGGGTGCGGGTGCGCCCTCTGCCGCGTCGCCCACTCGCCTTGTTCACGACGTGCACGACACGCACGACTGGACCTGTCCGTTCTGTCCGCTGCTCTGCGACGACCTCACGGTCAGCGCGCAGGGCGACGGCACGCTCGCCGTGTCCGGTCACGACTGCCCGCGGCTCGCGCAGGCGCTCGCCACTTTTGGCGCGAGCGATGCAACCACGCCGGCTATCGTGGACGGCCAGGACGCGTCGCTCGATGCCGCGCTCTCGCGTGCGGCAACGTTGCTCGGCGCGGCGCGCCGTCCGCTCTTCGGCGGGCTTGCCACCGACGTAGCCGGCGCGCGCGCGCTCTATACGCTCGCGGCCCAATGCGGCGCCACGCTCGACCATCTGCACGGCGACGCGCTCACGCCCGCCACGCTCGCGTTCCAGGACCGCGGCGCGTTCTTCACCACGCTCTCCGAAGTGCGCGCACGCGCGGACCTCATCGTGTTCTTCGCGTGCACGCCTTCGCAGCGCTATCCGCGCTTCTTCACGCGCGCGTTGGGCGGCACCTCGACGGCGCGCGAACTCGTATTCGTAGGCTGCGCGCCGGACCCTGCCGCGACCGGCCTCACGCACACGCAAAGCGAAACGCTGCTCGCCAACGCGGACCCGTTCGATACGCTCGCCATCTGGTCCGCGCTCGCGAACGGCCGTCGTCCCGAGACGCTTTCCGCCGAGGCCCGCGCCGCAGCCAACGCACTCGCCGCATTGCAGGCGCGCATCGCGGCGGCCCGCTACACCGTGTTCGTCTACGAGCCCGCGGCGTTGCCCCATCCGCACGCGGCGCTGCTGATCGAAGCGCTGAACCGCATCGCGAAGGCCGCGAATCTCACGACGCGCGCGGGTTGCCTGCCCCTGGGCGGCGACGACGGCGCGCTCACCGTGAACCAGGCGGTGACGTGGCTTTCGGGTTTGCCGCTGCGTCTACGCGTGTCGGCAGCGGCTTCGCAAACAGGCGGCGCCACGCTCGACTACGACCCGTATCGCTATCGCACGGAAACGCTGCTGGCCGCGAACGAAGCCGATGCGCTGCTGTGGGTGGCGAGCTTCGGCCCGCACGGCTGGCCTTCGGCGCTCACGGCCGGCGTGCCTGCCGTCGTGCTCGGTCATCCCGCGCTGGCGGAGGCGGCGAAAGCGCGCGGTGCCGCCACGGTGTTTATTCCCGTCGCGACGCCGGGCATCGACGGCACGGGGCATCTGTTTCGCGTCGACAGTTCCGTGGTCGTTCCGCTCGCCGCCGCGCGGGGCGCTGCGCTGCCTTCGGTGCATGCCGTGGCCACACAACTTCACATGAAGCTTGCCGCCGAACATGGCGTGACCCAGGCCATACACCAAACCGCGCCCGCGGACGGGGAAGCCTCATGA
- a CDS encoding formylmethanofuran dehydrogenase subunit A, producing MSLIRLKGGTVYDPINGVNGQRRDIAIRDGRIVNVPEHVPADVEYDAEGMVVMAGGIDLHSHIGGGKTNISRLLLPEDHRADLAREAERARACEADGSAVRESTRDAEGRYLRLPSCGVCTPGTLATGYRYAEMGYTAAFEPAMMASNARHAHLEMGDTPIIDHGAYVMLGNDELFLQLLASGAGTERIRDYVGWTLHASKALGVKVVNPGGISAFKFNQRALDVDETHVHYGITPRDVLRTLTRALTELRVPHPLHVHASNLGVPGNIASTIKTMDAADGLPIHLTHIQFHSYGTEGPQKFSSGAREIAEAVNARPNVTIDVGQVIFGQTVTASGDTMMQFRNAPLAGPHKWVVGDIECDAGCGVVPFRYREQSYVNALQWIIGLEIFLLVDDPWRVSMTTDHPNGGPFTSYPHLIRLLMDKSFRDEQLAKLHPEAQVASTLRELKREFSLYEIAIITRAGPAKLLGLRDRGHLGEGAAADIAVYRNQDDRERMFTSPAYVFKDGHLVARDGTLVSVPTGGIHFVTPEYDRGIEKTLRAWSNANLTTNFAHAAISNDEACACCRGGKLLPVECFSAEEAVNR from the coding sequence ATGAGCCTCATTCGACTCAAAGGCGGCACGGTCTATGACCCGATCAACGGGGTGAACGGCCAGCGCCGCGACATCGCCATTCGCGACGGCCGTATCGTCAACGTGCCAGAGCATGTGCCCGCCGACGTGGAGTACGACGCCGAAGGCATGGTCGTGATGGCGGGCGGCATCGACCTGCATTCGCACATCGGCGGCGGCAAGACCAACATCTCGCGCCTCCTGTTGCCCGAAGACCATCGCGCCGACCTCGCGCGCGAAGCCGAACGCGCGCGCGCCTGCGAGGCCGACGGCAGCGCCGTGCGCGAATCGACGCGCGACGCCGAAGGTCGCTATCTGCGTCTGCCCTCGTGCGGCGTCTGCACGCCGGGCACGCTGGCCACCGGCTACCGCTACGCCGAAATGGGTTACACCGCGGCGTTCGAGCCCGCCATGATGGCCTCGAACGCGCGCCACGCGCATCTGGAAATGGGCGACACGCCCATCATCGATCACGGCGCCTACGTGATGCTCGGCAACGACGAGCTGTTCCTGCAACTGCTGGCCTCGGGCGCCGGCACGGAACGCATTCGCGACTACGTGGGCTGGACGCTGCACGCGAGCAAGGCGCTCGGCGTGAAGGTGGTAAACCCCGGCGGCATTTCGGCGTTCAAGTTCAACCAGCGCGCGCTCGACGTGGACGAAACGCACGTGCACTACGGCATCACGCCACGCGACGTGCTGCGCACGCTCACGCGCGCGCTCACGGAATTGCGCGTGCCGCATCCGCTGCACGTGCATGCGAGCAACCTGGGCGTGCCAGGCAATATCGCCTCCACGATCAAGACCATGGATGCCGCGGACGGCCTGCCCATTCACCTTACGCACATCCAGTTCCACAGCTACGGCACCGAAGGGCCGCAGAAATTTTCGTCGGGCGCGCGCGAGATTGCCGAGGCCGTGAACGCGCGGCCCAACGTGACCATCGACGTGGGCCAGGTGATCTTCGGGCAGACCGTCACGGCTTCCGGCGACACGATGATGCAGTTCCGCAACGCGCCGCTCGCGGGGCCGCACAAGTGGGTAGTAGGCGACATCGAATGCGATGCTGGCTGCGGCGTGGTGCCGTTCCGCTATCGCGAACAGAGCTACGTGAACGCGCTGCAATGGATCATCGGCCTCGAGATCTTCCTGCTCGTGGACGACCCATGGCGCGTTTCGATGACCACGGACCACCCGAACGGGGGCCCGTTCACGAGCTACCCGCATCTGATCCGACTTCTGATGGACAAGTCGTTTCGCGACGAGCAGCTTGCGAAGCTGCACCCCGAGGCACAGGTGGCCAGCACGCTGCGCGAACTGAAGCGCGAATTCTCGCTGTACGAGATCGCCATCATCACGCGCGCGGGCCCCGCGAAGCTGCTGGGCCTGCGCGACCGCGGACATCTGGGCGAAGGCGCGGCGGCGGACATCGCCGTCTATCGCAACCAGGACGACCGCGAACGCATGTTCACGTCGCCCGCCTACGTGTTCAAGGACGGCCACCTCGTAGCGCGCGACGGCACGCTCGTTTCGGTGCCCACGGGCGGCATTCATTTCGTGACGCCCGAATACGACCGCGGCATCGAAAAGACCCTGCGCGCGTGGAGCAACGCGAATCTCACCACGAACTTCGCGCACGCCGCCATCAGCAACGACGAAGCGTGCGCGTGCTGCCGCGGAGGCAAGCTGTTGCCGGTCGAATGCTTCTCCGCAGAGGAGGCGGTGAACCGTTGA
- the fhcD gene encoding formylmethanofuran--tetrahydromethanopterin N-formyltransferase, which translates to MEHEQPATTDTAPLAINGTLIDRTFAEAFPMKATRLVVTAHTPQWAHHAAHSMTGFATSVIGCGCEAGIERELAPDETPDGRPGVSVLLFAVSSKELAKQVERRVGQCVLTCPTTAVYGGIDRATSRAPLSDNAALGSTLRFFGDGWQISKMIGTTRYWRVPVMDGEFVCEDTAPTVKAVGGGNLLLLATDTDAALAAAEAAVAAMCQLPNVVMPFPGGVVRSGSKVGSKYRGATASTNDAFCPTLVGLSPRSELTDEVGCVLEIVIDGLTEADVAAAMTTGIVAATARGRAAGVLRISAGNYGGKLGPYHFHLHALAAGLDGSRA; encoded by the coding sequence ATGGAGCACGAACAGCCCGCGACGACCGACACCGCGCCCCTCGCGATCAACGGCACGCTGATCGACAGGACGTTTGCCGAAGCCTTCCCGATGAAGGCGACGCGGCTCGTCGTGACCGCGCACACGCCGCAGTGGGCGCACCACGCGGCGCATTCGATGACGGGCTTCGCGACCTCGGTGATCGGCTGCGGCTGCGAGGCCGGTATCGAACGCGAACTCGCGCCCGACGAAACGCCCGATGGGCGGCCGGGCGTGAGCGTGCTGCTGTTCGCGGTGTCGTCGAAGGAATTGGCGAAGCAGGTGGAGCGGCGCGTGGGCCAATGCGTGCTGACGTGCCCCACCACGGCGGTGTACGGCGGCATCGATCGCGCCACGAGCCGCGCGCCGCTGTCGGATAACGCGGCGCTGGGCAGCACACTGCGTTTCTTCGGCGACGGCTGGCAGATTTCGAAGATGATCGGCACCACGCGTTACTGGCGCGTGCCGGTGATGGATGGCGAGTTCGTCTGCGAAGACACGGCGCCCACCGTGAAGGCCGTGGGCGGCGGCAATCTGCTGCTGCTCGCCACGGACACCGACGCGGCGCTCGCCGCCGCCGAAGCCGCCGTGGCCGCCATGTGCCAGCTGCCGAACGTGGTGATGCCGTTTCCGGGCGGCGTGGTGCGGTCGGGGTCGAAAGTGGGCTCGAAGTATCGCGGCGCCACGGCCTCCACCAACGACGCGTTCTGCCCCACGCTCGTGGGCCTCTCGCCGCGCAGCGAACTGACGGACGAAGTGGGCTGCGTGCTGGAAATCGTGATCGACGGACTCACTGAAGCCGACGTGGCCGCCGCGATGACGACGGGCATCGTGGCCGCCACCGCGCGCGGCCGCGCGGCGGGCGTGCTGCGCATTTCGGCGGGCAACTACGGCGGCAAGCTCGGGCCCTATCACTTCCATCTGCACGCGCTTGCGGCGGGACTGGACGGGAGCCGCGCATGA
- a CDS encoding formylmethanofuran dehydrogenase subunit C, translated as MSTTTLRVKTAPGFRVDASPLLPELLDGKPLAEIERIVLHASNEAFAVGDLFDVARSESDAGGPTLMIEGADTWLDRLGVAMNSGQLVVQGAAGDYAGHGMAGGVMTIGGDAGHFTACEMRGGRLVVSGNTGDFAASALPGDMDGMTGGTLAIHGNAGARLADRMRRGLVLVGGNAGECAASRLVAGTVCIAGDLGPHYAYGMRRGTLLLAREPQRLPPTFTGGGRGFGVFWSLLVRNLAGEMAPFSAWSGARLPARYTGDLAVDGRGEILIPR; from the coding sequence ATGAGCACCACGACCTTGCGCGTGAAGACGGCGCCCGGCTTTCGCGTGGACGCATCGCCGCTGCTGCCCGAACTGCTCGACGGCAAACCGCTCGCCGAGATCGAACGCATCGTGCTGCATGCGAGCAACGAGGCATTTGCCGTGGGCGATCTGTTCGATGTGGCGCGCAGTGAGAGCGATGCAGGCGGCCCCACGCTGATGATCGAAGGCGCAGACACATGGCTCGACCGGCTCGGCGTCGCGATGAATAGCGGCCAGCTCGTCGTGCAGGGCGCGGCCGGCGACTACGCGGGCCACGGCATGGCGGGCGGCGTCATGACCATCGGCGGCGATGCGGGCCACTTCACGGCCTGCGAGATGCGCGGCGGCCGGCTCGTGGTGAGCGGCAACACCGGCGACTTTGCGGCCAGCGCGCTGCCGGGCGACATGGACGGCATGACAGGCGGCACGCTTGCCATTCACGGCAACGCGGGCGCGCGCCTCGCGGACCGCATGCGGCGCGGTCTCGTGCTGGTGGGCGGCAACGCAGGCGAATGTGCTGCGTCGCGACTCGTGGCGGGTACCGTCTGCATTGCGGGCGACCTGGGCCCGCATTATGCGTACGGTATGCGGCGCGGCACGCTGCTGCTCGCACGCGAACCGCAGCGTTTGCCGCCCACTTTCACAGGCGGCGGGCGCGGCTTCGGCGTGTTCTGGTCGCTGCTCGTACGCAACCTCGCAGGCGAAATGGCACCGTTTTCCGCGTGGAGCGGTGCACGTCTGCCGGCCCGCTACACCGGCGACCTCGCCGTGGACGGCAGGGGAGAAATACTGATTCCCCGTTGA
- a CDS encoding cytochrome b, translating into MTTAHSSAARQSTGLHEPRRYAGSLIVLHWLIGLAIIGLLALGLYMVGLPKGLPIKATLINFHKSLGLTVFLLVLLRILVRAVRNRPPLPPMPPWQRAAARTTQVLLYVGMVAMPVTGYLGSSFNTYGTRFWGIALPRWGWDDAGMRHLFFGVHRYIAYAMIVLVVLHIAGAFKHQFIDRDNVMARMLP; encoded by the coding sequence ATGACGACGGCGCATTCCTCCGCAGCACGCCAATCCACCGGTTTGCACGAACCGCGTCGCTACGCGGGCTCGCTGATCGTGCTGCACTGGCTGATCGGCCTCGCCATCATCGGGCTGCTCGCGCTGGGCCTGTACATGGTCGGCCTGCCCAAAGGGCTGCCCATCAAGGCGACGCTCATCAACTTCCACAAGTCGCTCGGGTTGACGGTTTTCCTGCTGGTGCTTCTGCGCATCCTGGTGCGCGCGGTCCGTAACCGGCCGCCGCTTCCGCCGATGCCACCGTGGCAACGCGCCGCCGCGCGCACCACGCAGGTTCTTTTATATGTCGGGATGGTGGCCATGCCGGTCACCGGTTATCTGGGCTCGTCGTTCAACACCTACGGCACGCGCTTCTGGGGCATCGCATTGCCGCGCTGGGGCTGGGACGACGCGGGCATGCGCCACCTCTTCTTCGGCGTTCATCGCTACATCGCCTACGCGATGATCGTGCTCGTCGTGCTGCATATTGCGGGCGCGTTCAAGCACCAGTTCATCGACCGCGACAACGTGATGGCGAGAATGCTGCCATGA
- a CDS encoding alpha/beta fold hydrolase: MSVTAMTPSSRALPLMPHTLRTRDGHRVRYAVAGAANGLPVAVLHGGPGSGSQPGALRLFDLSRHRVVLIDQRGTGASRPRGSVRHNRTDALIADMEAIRVRLGIARWGVLGGSWGAALALAYAGQHPESLSGVVLRGLFLASEREVRGLFVTSRHRAPRQWAKLASAARCARPGALLRRCHALLQHGVSRARQRAVALAWRDYEDVVLARSCGRGAVASATRMPRVTAARADRLVAKYRVQSHYLVHRCWLGETRLLALARRAAQAGVPIAAVHGSRDPVCPPLNLQRLARAVPHAQTECVPGAGHLASDPALHRRVARAIDRLFAEPNREERTLRYAT, from the coding sequence ATGAGCGTGACCGCCATGACGCCGTCTTCACGCGCGTTGCCGCTCATGCCGCACACGCTGCGCACGCGCGACGGGCACCGCGTGCGCTACGCCGTCGCCGGTGCGGCGAACGGCCTGCCGGTGGCCGTGTTGCACGGTGGCCCCGGCAGCGGCAGTCAGCCCGGCGCGCTGCGGCTCTTCGACCTCTCTCGCCACCGCGTCGTGCTGATCGACCAGCGCGGCACGGGTGCTTCGAGACCACGCGGCAGCGTGCGCCATAACCGCACCGATGCTCTGATCGCCGACATGGAAGCCATTCGCGTGCGCCTTGGCATCGCACGCTGGGGCGTGCTGGGTGGGTCGTGGGGCGCGGCGCTGGCGCTCGCCTATGCGGGGCAGCATCCCGAATCGCTAAGTGGGGTCGTGCTGCGCGGGCTCTTTCTCGCGTCGGAACGCGAAGTGCGCGGACTCTTCGTGACTTCGCGCCATCGTGCTCCGCGTCAGTGGGCGAAGCTTGCGTCCGCCGCGCGTTGCGCGCGTCCCGGCGCGTTGCTGCGTCGTTGCCACGCGTTGCTTCAACACGGCGTGAGCCGCGCACGTCAGCGTGCCGTGGCGCTCGCATGGCGCGACTACGAAGACGTCGTGCTCGCGCGTTCGTGCGGACGCGGCGCCGTGGCGTCGGCTACGCGGATGCCGCGCGTCACCGCTGCGCGCGCGGACCGGCTTGTCGCGAAGTACCGCGTGCAATCGCACTATCTCGTGCATCGCTGCTGGCTGGGTGAAACGCGTCTGCTTGCGCTGGCGCGTCGCGCGGCGCAGGCCGGCGTGCCGATTGCCGCCGTGCATGGCAGCCGCGACCCCGTGTGCCCGCCGCTGAATCTGCAACGTCTCGCGCGTGCCGTGCCGCACGCGCAGACCGAATGCGTGCCGGGCGCGGGCCATCTCGCAAGCGACCCCGCGCTGCACCGGCGCGTGGCGCGCGCCATCGATCGCCTGTTTGCCGAACCCAACCGCGAGGAGCGCACGCTGCGCTACGCCACATGA